Below is a genomic region from Triticum dicoccoides isolate Atlit2015 ecotype Zavitan chromosome 5A, WEW_v2.0, whole genome shotgun sequence.
ATTTGATGAGAACCTCTTTTGCAGCCATGGCCATATATCTTTCATTCCAGTCAGATAGCCTTTTGTTGAACCTGTCGTTGATAGGCTGAAACTTCTCAGCCTTCATACGCCCTTCCGGTGTGGGTAGCCCCAGGTATTTCTCCTCGAAAGTACAATTTTGGACACTTAGAACCTCCTTCACTTCTTCCATCCTAGAAGCTGGGCACTCAGAATTGAACAGGAGGGAACATTTCTCATGGCTAACCAGTTGGCCAGTGCTCCTAACAAACACCTGAATCGCCTTATTTACCACTGAAGCTTGCTGACCATTAGCTTCGAAAAACAAGGTAATATCATCAGCAAAAAATAAGTGAGATATGCCAGGGGCAGAACGAGCAATCTTTAGCTCTCTTAGTTCGCCCTTGTTTACCGCATTCTTTAGTAATCTGGAAAGACCATCAACGACAAAGAGGAACAGGTAGGGAGAAAGAGGATCGCCCTGGCGTAAACCTCTAGAAGGGGAGAACTCCTCAGAAAGCTCCCCATTCACACTTATGGCATATCGGACAGAAGTAACACACGCCATGACCCAACTCACCCATCTAGGGTTGAACCCCAACTTAGTGAGCACACCCTTTAAATACTTCCAGTCCACACGGTCATAAGCTTTTGAGAGGTCCATCTTGAAAGCGCAGAACGAGTCACTTGAGTTCCTCCCCTTTTGGATGGCATGGAAGCATTCAAACGCGATAAGAGTGTTGTCACTAATGAGCCTTCCTGGGATGAAAGCGCTTTGCTCAATGCCAATAAGGTCGTCCAGGAGTGGTCTCAAGCGGTTCACTAAGCACTTCGACACCACTTTGTAAATAACATTGCATAAAGAGATTGGCCGAAAATCTTTTAACTCCACCGCTTGGTTAGTCTTGGGGATGAGAACAATAGTAGTAGTATTCAACTCACTTGGCATGACACCATCCGTAAAGAATTGCTTTACAGCTCCGACCACCTCTTCTTTTAGAACATCCCAGTTTCACTGGTAAAAACGCGCGGGGAAACCGTCCGGCCCCGGGGATTTTAGCGGCCCAATCTGAAATAGGGCGTCGCTGATCTCTTTCACCGTAAACTCTTCCATTAATTTTTCATTCATCTCATTTGTAACCAAGGTCTCAATATGATTCAGCAAGCCCGCAGGGTTCACATTTGAGTCTTCTGTAAACAGATCACAGAAAAACCCCTTTGTAATCGCTTTGATTTCTTCTTCATTGTTTGTGAACTGCCCATTAGCCTTCTGAAGTTTTTTGATCCTGTTCTTTCTGGCACGCCAAGAGGCCCTTCGCTGAAAATATTTGGTGTTTTGGTCGCCCTCACGAAGCCACGTAACTCTACTCCTTTGAAGGTAAAGAAGCTCTTCCCGCAATAACAATTCATCCATTTTTGCTGATAAGATCTTTATTTCCTGCTCATGTGTGTTATAGTCCTTCAACAGATCCGCTAGTTTCCCTCTACATTTGGCTAATTCTTTTGTAATAGAACCAATAGATTGGTTGCTCCAGGCTTTAAGAACTTCCATGATACAGTCCACCTTCTCAGTTAGGTGCTTGAGGTCTCGGACAGGGGCATGATGGTTCCAGGCATTCTCAATTATCCCAGCCAAGGCCTCCTCTCTTTCCCACATCACTTCGTAGCGaccttttttccttttccttctctTAAATTGCAACTTCTCTAGGCAGAGTAAAAGAGGACAGTGGTCAGATCTCGGTGACACAAGATGTTTGATGCACGCATCAGAGAAAATGTCCTGCCATTCAGGCGAAGCAACAGCTCTATCCAACTGCACTCGAACATTTTTATCCCCTAATTGATTGTTATTATACGTCCAGCCCACTCCTTTAAACCCAAGGTCATGCAGATTACATTCAGATAAAACTTCCCTGAAAGCTTTCATCAGGGGTTCACTCCTTCTTTTTCTAGAGATATGTTCGCTTTGCCACATGGCCTCGTTAAAATCACCGATCATGAGCCAAGGTTCACTAGCGTTTGATTTGATGCGTCTTAACAGATCCCACATACAATGTCGGTCCTGGGACCTGGGCTCACCATAAACAAAGGTTCCTCTCCATTTTATTTCAccagaaacagaaacttttacatCGACATGATGGATTCCGAAGTTTATTAACTTGACATCTACGGAATCATCCCAGAAGAGGGCTAGGCCTCCCCCTTCCCTTTAACAGAGACAATGATACTGTGCCTGAAGCCAATTCTACGCCCCAACCCCTCCACAAAATACTTGCCTTGCCTAGTTTCGGAGAGGAACACAATCTCCGGGCAGTGAACACGCACAAGGCGTGTCAGCTCCTGAACTGTCCGGGGCCGCCCCAGTCCCCAGCAGTTCCAGGCCAAGATTTTCATGGCTCCTGACGGGCGCTATCACTCGCGCCCGTCAGTTTACCGGCAGCCCCTGGGCCGGCAGCTTCCCGACCACCCTTCTCAACCTTATAGTGCTCTACCTCTACAGAACCCACATCTCTAGGCTTTTTGTTACTTGTGATTACATCATCGCTATTGCTCTCAGGTTCTACAGATAGAGGATCCTTGACTCTGTCCAGCCGCTTGCCGAGAACAAAAGCGACGCCTCCTCCTTTACCAGAATGCATGCCCCCCTTATGGCCTCTCTTTCTCAGATATACTTTGTTCTTGACCGTGTTTGGATGGTCCATCTCTTTAACGACCCCCTGTAGATTAACAAGATCCTCAACAACACGCTGGGCGTCGTCGACGGAGCCTCCACCAGCACTAGTCTTTGGAGGGAGCTCCGGGACCAGCCCCGCCGCTAAAGTTATTTCTTCAGGCTCAGGCATCTTCTTGTCTTCTGCCTCATTTCCATGCATTTGGCCCAACACATTGGTCTGCATTTGCACCTTGTCTCCCTCCTTCTTTGTGTTGCTGGGGTTAGGTGCAGAAACCAAGGCAGCATCAGCGGTGCGAGAAGCATCCACCATGTCGTTCAGCAGACCCACAACAGCCGAGGCGCCAACTGGATCACTGGGAGATCCATCCCCCACATCAATGTTGTTGTATGAACCCTTCCGGGGGGCATCGGTTTCCATTAGCTTACCCACTGAAAGGCGAGCAACATCTTCACTCACTTTCTCAACCGTCTTCAACACCACATCCACACTTGGAGTGTTGATTTGAGAGCTGCAGTTTGGCTTTGGGGCACGCCAAGGAGAGGTAGCAGCCTGCGAGGGCTTTGGTTTCCCCATCTTATTGGCAAGGAACCAGGCACGGGGGTCATCAAAGTGCACTGGACGCACACTGATGTCCTTGGAATACCTCAGTTTTTTTCTCATCATTAGGAAGATCACAACTGGCTTCCATATGCCCTAAGAAGCCGCAGAATAAACAGAAGTTTGGAAGTCTTTCATAGCGCAGGAAAACAATCACCTCTTTTCCAGTTATCTCGTCAGCCAGGGTGATCTCCTTTGGCAGAGAAGAGTACAAGGGGAGCAACACTCTCGCACGCAGAAATTTGTCGCAGATGTTGCCCCTCGCGTGCTGATCAACCAGCAGCATCTTCCCAACCTGTTCTCCCAGATTTCGGGCAAGTTCCTTTGTAAGGAGGTAAAAAGGAATACCCCGGAACTGAACCCAAATAGGAACATGAGAGAACACAGCCGAAGCAGGGTCAGCCCCAGATTCCAAGCCTACAACCAAGAACGGGTCTCCCTTGTACTGCCATGGGCCACCCCTAGTGACATGTTGTCGATCACCATCTTCTGAGAATTCTAGGACGAATTTACGTCCTTCCTTTGCCGACATCTGATGATCGCCCAACGCCCCATGGATCTTCCAGACCCCTTTCATATGGTCAATCAACTGACGGGGGTTCACCATCAGCACAGACAAGAAGAGACCAACAGCCAGAAAACGCGTATGAACCGATTCGCGAGCCCCCGATATGTTAATGATCAGGGTTTTCTTCACTGGATCCGCAGCAGAGAGGGCAAGCTCCTTACCTGGCCGGCGAATGGCTTCGCCATCGTCTTGAGCGGCTGAGCTCCCAGCGGCCAACAGGGACCCTGACGCATCCCTCGTGGACTTGGACACCATCCCCGGAGTCACCAGGGAAGTCATCTTCAGATGGGCTTCAGGTGTCGCCATCAGGCAATCGGTCGAACACCTGTAGTGCGTGGAGCAAAGGCTGGTGTGGCTTCCCAAGGAGAATGATGGAAAGTGCAGCACCAGCAGCCTCCTAAATAGCAGATCTTCCATGGGCTTGTAAATGCCCTCATTATTCTCCAAATAACTCCCAGAAGATGGAAACGAAAGTTTCTCCTCAAACTGAAACGGAACCCATATACGCTCCAGTTCATCATGGACTTTTAATTCAGAAAACGGAAGGGTCTCTGAAGGTGGATCACGACCTGGATCAGGTGGCTCCTTGTCTCCTTCCTTAGGGGAAGGCAATAGTTTGCCACTCACGATCTTCACTCGAAACTTCAGGAACAGGAGGCGGAGCTTTAGTTTCTGGATCTCCCGCAGAGATTTCCTAAAACGACTCTCTGGTTGGGGAAGGTTGCATAGAGGGGTCTCGAGGTTGGTTTTCGTAGGTTTCTGGGTTACAGGGACAAGCCATCGACGATTTCCACAGGAGGGTAGGAAATCGCCAATGGAGTCGCCTCTGGCGGGTTTCGGGAGGGGAACGGGTTGTCGCATGATTTTTCTCGTCTAGACCCCCCGTAAACATCTCTAATATGCTCGCCAACTGGTTCTTTGAGTTGAACCCTAGACTTAAGGCTCAAATACATGTGGAGTTATTATGCGATCTATGTTTGTAAATCCAAAATCTCAATAATGGTTTTAGAAGAATTAGAGTTTTCAACTGTTTGTAGGTTATCCACGAGATTATACATCTGAGTTGTACGTTGTATGCACACGAGTCTCTGACGACTGGGTGCAGCAAAATCAAAGCGCGGATTTTGTTCAACAAATGCAGTCAGATTTTGGGGCTGTCCTCATTCAGTCCTCGTCTGGAAGAAACTGTGTTCGGAGTTGGGAATAGCGGTGGCGATCCCACCGTGCTGGCTTGATTCCCAGGGCGCAGTGGCAAGGTGGCTCCTCGAGTGGTTTGCACAGGCACAAGACGATGAGAGGCGATGATGATCCAAGTAGTGTATGCTTTGTGGTTGGCTAGAAACGAAGCAAGAGATGGCAAGCGTATAGAGGATCCGCACGAAATAGGGAAGCGGGTGATTCTGCTGCTGGATGAGTGGAAAAGAGTTCATGGCAAAACCTCCTGCCCAGTCTCAGCCTAGAATGGGATCAAAGTGGGAACCACCGGAGGAGGGCTGGTTTAAAACCAACTCGGACGGCACGTTCTCTCAAAGCCGGGACAAGGGGGGTGCTGGTGTTGTTCTGAGGGATTCGATGGGGGCGTTCAGAGCTGCTGCCTGTCATGTCTTCAGCAATGCCATGTATCCGGAGAAGGTGGAGCTTCTAGCTTGCCCAAGAGCTATTCAAGTGACTATGGAGTGCAATGTGCAGGTGCAGCGGCTACATCTTGAGCTGGATAACATGGCGGTGGTGGCAGCAATTAACAATCAGGCAAAGGATCTCTCAGTGCTTGGGACTTGTACTCAGGAGATAAAGGGAATGCTTCAACATTTCATAGAGGTCAAGGTGTCGTGGGTGGGCAGAGATGCCAATAGTGCCGCGGATAAGCTAGCTAAAGTAGGTTTAGGGGATGAACTTTGTAAGGTTTGGTTTTCTGTTCCGCCGGACTGTATTTTGGCGACTCTTCCGGACGAAATTCCTAGCTATGCTTAAGTAATAAAGCGGGCGGcattgatcctaaaaaaaaaaaaaacaaatgcAGTCAGAGATGATACCACACGTTTTCTTCccaccgtccggaattacttgacgCTCAAACAGATGTATAGTATTGTTGGAGCAATCTCGAGTGTCTTTCTGGTCCTGAAAGCCACGTTTTCATCCTCCAGACAAGCAACTTAGCAATAGAAGATGGTTATGTGCAGGTGCAGAGGCTGGAGGTCTTTCATTTCTTTCTTCAAAATATACGCCGTATGTAATAAGGTACATATTGTTCTTTAGTAAATATAAGGTACATACTGtttacaaaggagaagacaaggctaGCAAAATTCCCAACACAAAAAGGAACCAAATCCGGCGCGCCTTCTTATTATGGAAGACATACACACACGGACATGTTCGACTCGTACCACAAACAGAACTCCAGATGACCATTGTGAACTTTAAGTTGCTATAGACGATCAGCCCATGCCCATGGTAACCACCTATCATAAAGCCAAATGACCAAGGGCTACGTCCAGATCTTCCTGATCGTCCTCATCACTGTGGTCAGATCCATGGAAGGGGTATTGCTGTGTAAAAACACCATCGTGGGCAAAAAGAAGTGGAAGGGAATTCAGCTCAAGCGTCTCAATGTACGCCTCGTGATCGTAGTCATTGGTCGAGTCCTTGGGTAGCCTCACGTCTCTAAGCCTTGCACACTTTGCCCGCAGCTCTGCATCAATGTGGATGTTGAAGCACTGGCGCAGGTCTAGGGACTCGAGGTGGTGGCAGTTGTCAAGTATGGCAGCAAGTGCACTGTTGTGGAGCCGATTGGCGAAGAGCTGAAGGTGACGTAGCTCAGGCATGTTGCTGGCGATGTCGAGGGCACGGTGGTTATCGAACTGTTCTTCACACTCAACATTGACCCACCGGTTGTTCAGCCGCAGCCGCTTCAGCTGTGGGAATGCTTGGCCAACAGCCTTCATCGAAATATAGATGGAGCAGGTAGTAAGCTCAAGCTCCTCGAGATGGGGCGATCTCTTGCCCAGAGCAACCAAGCCTTTGTGTGAGACTTTCATGCAGTTAACTAGCCGAAGGCTTTTCAACCCATTAGTTCTGCAAATTGTAGTACTTCAGTTAGATAAAAAAAAAGCATCGATCAACAACCTGACAGCAAGAACACCCGGTCAGGTGTCATATAGGTTCACTAAAAAAACAGAAGGTACGCTCTTTAGGGGGGAAAATGGTGGTAACAGAGGTTAAAATAACAATAGTGGTAACAGAGGTTAAAATAATAATAGTTGCATACATTTATATATCTACAGAAAAAGAAGGTAGCATGTCAAACGAGAAAATGGCAACATGAAAATAATGCTAAATTCTTATTGAACTCATCCACTTCCAGTAAGTTATCAGTTCCAACAAAGTTTTATCGCAGAAAAAAAGGAGCTCAAACGAAGTTTTAGTTCCTTGTATACCTGTGTGGATTGACAATCCAACATATGAGTTGCataaaagtgaatcaaaataatggcATAATACATGTTCAAAAATtatgagtactccctccttccttctatatagggcctaatgcttttttcaagaccgtctttgactattgacaagattaatagtacatgacatgcataatgtgaaaattatatcattgaaatctactttcacatacgaatttgatggtatgctttgtgtaagttgcatgtcatatattattgctctaacatttggtcaaagttaacctcgaaaaacgcattaggccctatatagatggaaggagggagtatcagTTTATCACCCTTGTTGCACTGACATATCATCATGAGAAATGCATACAAGGTCAGTAACAATTAATTTTGTTTCAAGCATGGTACCATTCAACTTAACCAATCATGAAAACAAACACTTACCCAAACAATCCAACAATAATTTTCGAAATTAAAGCTATTACGTAAATTTAATTGGTAAAATCAGATACTCCCATAGCTTTGACAGCATGAACCAGAGGAAATACATATTCCTTAAAAGTTAAAACTCTCACAGCAGCCGAGAAAAAAAATCTTAGATGATCATAAAAAAGGTAATTGGAATAGTTAGTTAGTACACAATTTGATGAAAAGAAAAACCCTTCTGGTTTGTGGTACACAACTATAATGTCTAAATAAATATGGAGCAGCAGGATATACATTTAATATGAATCATAGCTATTGGTCTCTTATGTTTCATACGTTAACCatgaaacatactccctccgtcccataatgtaagacgttttttaacactagtgtagtgtcaaaaaacatcttacattatgggacggagggagtagtacatataAAAAAGCTTTCCAACAATTAACCAAAACAGAAAACCACATCATGAACCAAGATGGTAAGGAATCTCCAAGATCCAAGGTACCCTTTCACACAGAAGAACAAGCAGCAGTCCAAACTGGTGGAGAAGGTTGAGCAATCCACATATACTTCAACACCATTAAGACGA
It encodes:
- the LOC119299667 gene encoding putative F-box/LRR-repeat protein 23, with the translated sequence MASPPPSPEPDWAGLPDDALLTVFERLGAPEVLMGAGVVCRNWLRVATGEPDLWRRVDLSDCFDPTIDMVAMACAAVDRADGRLEHFAADCFVTDALLFYMAKRTNGLKSLRLVNCMKVSHKGLVALGKRSPHLEELELTTCSIYISMKAVGQAFPQLKRLRLNNRWVNVECEEQFDNHRALDIASNMPELRHLQLFANRLHNSALAAILDNCHHLESLDLRQCFNIHIDAELRAKCARLRDVRLPKDSTNDYDHEAYIETLELNSLPLLFAHDGVFTQQYPFHGSDHSDEDDQEDLDVALGHLAL